The Fusarium verticillioides 7600 chromosome 8, whole genome shotgun sequence genomic interval GTTAAATTGCCCGGCTATTCTCATTTTGAGAAAGTCCTTGCGAGCTATAGTAAGTGACAATTTCTCTTCCGCATTGGCTGCCGCAAGATCTGtcacttcatcatcgacagtcGTACAATCTTGAATTGGACTAAAGCTGTTCCTCCATGATTCCAACCCCAGCTTTATGAGACTTTCGTCCGTTCGTAGGTGTTGTAGTAGCTGGGCTGTAGACTCTTTCTTCCGCACACTAGACTTGAGAAATTGAGTCTTATGATCCGTTGTGGCAGGTTCCCCCGCAAATGTGAAGGGCGTAATATCAGATAAGTCTTTTGTTTCCGTCTGTTTGCCTGGTCTATCGCTCCCATCAAGTGGTATAGCTGACTCACTGACAACTTTCCCATCGTTGTTCGCGTTAGATGTATCACTGTCGCTGTTGGTATCTGTGCCTTCAGAGTCGGAgatctcatcaccttcatcatcctcgcccGCTTGCTCTTTACGAAAAGATATCTTCCTGTCTGTCGCGCCGCTTCCAGCTGCGTATATCTGTGTCAGGCGGCTTCCGAAAGAGGGCTTTGGATCGTCAACCTCCATTTCGTCCTTAGAAACAGCCACATTATTCGTATGACTATCAAGGATAATCGCAGCGTCCTGTatgatctcatcaccaatgaCTATCGTAGCGGCATCAGATTTTGTCCTTTCCCGTGGCGTTTTCGACGGGCTAGTGTGAGAGCTCACGCCTTGTCCACGCCTCAGTGGTTTCGTGGCAGGAATTTGgggctcaggctcagacAATTCTGATGACTTCCTCTTGATGGCAGAAGTGTCAGTCTTCGTAACACTGTTTACCCTCAGTTGCTTGTTGAAATCGCGAACAGGAAGTGGCTTTCCGGCATCATTTTCATCGCTGTCTGAAGAAAGCGAGGAATTCCCGATAAAGAGGCTTGGCTCTTCTCGCCTCGTGGAAGGACGTACGGAAGGACTTGGATTCTGTGCGAAAGTTGACCCTGTGGTGCCTCGGTCTTTTGGCCGCGACGTTGATCCCCTCTCTACCCATCCACTGATCAGATTTTGACTACTCATATTTTTCTCTAATGATTTTGACCCGCCAACCCTCCTTATGGCACCAAGCGGCACCTTGGCAATGGGACTGCTTTCGTCACTGCCTTCATCTGATTCGACTTCAGGCTGGGAATCATCCAGGGGCTTCTGAGGAGTGATCGATAATGGTTTGAAGGGAGTGTTAGTAGTTGACTGCTGCTCATTGCGATTCTTAAAAGGTAAAAGCTGAGAGGTCGGGACTGAGTAATCTTGCGAATCGAAAAGGGCTGCCAGGGAAGTGCGTAGGTTATCAAGCAATTGGTTTTGATCATGTAATAATATACTCCTCTTGTCTGGACTGACATTGACGTCGTACATGTGGGTATCGAGCTGAATATCCGCTAGAATAAAAGGAGCTTGTGAGCTGTTGTAAGCCTTGTACACCTCGTTAAATGCCTTTGCGAATTGGGGCAAGCCACAAGGCCTCCCGTTCACAAAGAACATCTGGCGATCTGGAGTTTGGCGTCCATCACCATTGGAAGGCCGGGAAACATGTCCCACGATACGGACATCCCTAGAGCTTGATTTGTAGGTTTGGTCAATTTGCAAAGCTGGACCGCCTGTGGAAGGATGCATTTCCAGAGTCAAATCGAGGGGCACAAGGACCGTCATCGTCTTTGCACCAaagatattgatgatgttttctctTGTAGTAGGATTACCCTTGGTCGAAAATAGGTGAATTCTTTTCCCCTTGGTCGGTTGCTGAGACACGGAGAATTTGAGATTGGTTTGAATACAAGCATATTGTCCAAGGAGCGCGATGACCTTATTCCACTCTCGCTTTATGTTTCGCTCTAGCTCACGCCGACGAACAGGCAGGTTGTGGAAGAGACGCTCAACTGAAACGGTTGTGCCTTTTGACGATGCAACAACTGCAGTTCCTTTGAGGGCTCCTGATGGCTCGAAGCTGAGCTTGGTCCCCTTAGGAGCTTCGCCCTGCTGGCAAGTCGTGATGCTCACAATTGACAAAGCACATAATGAGGCTAATGCCTCACCCCGGAAACCAAATGTCTCTAACGTAGCTATATCCGAGTATGAAGAGAGCTTTGACGTATGGTGCTTGAGAGCCACTGACGGATAGTTGGCAGGGGCGATACCAGACCCATTGTCAGCCacctcgatgagatcaagtCCTTGGTTTTTGAAACGAACATCTGTGGGAAGCTCAGTCAGGATACTCCATTCATTGCTGCCGAAGGTTTTTTCAATCGGAACGATCGGATGCCTACCTATGCTTGTTGCCCCAGCATCGACGCTGTTCTCAACCAGTTCCTTCACAACTGAGCAAAGGTCGACTATAACCTGGCCGGACTGGATCTGATGAACCTGGGAAAGTTAGCATAGTGATATGGGCGATTGCGAATATGTCATGTACCGTGCGTCCATCGATCTGTTTTATAGTTGCCATGTGGGCCTCTTCATACAGAGAGGTTCACGCAGGACCTCGCACACGATACCAACAACGCAGCCAAGGGTGATAAGACCTCAATGCGATTATGATTGCGGCACCATTTGAAGTTTGTGAAAAAACCGTCGCCTTATTTTCTTTTGCAGATGTGCAGATAACAAATCGAAATCAGACCCAAGTACTCATCTGGTCCGTCTatctttcatcatgaccGGAGGTACCATAACATGCATGAATACAAATTGGATGAAGCTCTTACATGGATGGGGGACCCACTCAACAGCTCACGGAAAGATACTCCCTCATTTATCGCATATTCCTATAACGGGAGGGTCGCCAATCCCGTGAATTCATCTCAGGTAAGGTAGGTGCCTACCAGGTATGAGGTGGGCATAAACAGAACCaacctacggagtaggtatTGATACCTACTTACCTAGTACGTTACCTAGGAAGGTAGATGCACTCGACCGGATGATTTTGCGTCAGACGGAAGCTTCGACCTATGGGATTTCCTTTTCGTCATGTGCCTGCATGGAGAGGGTGACACTGCATTTCCAAAATCCCGCTCCGAGACAGCTTCAGACTAGGTGGTTTAGGAGCAAAGGTACGAAATACAGCTATGAATTTGTAGTACTAACTACTGAGTCTCACGCTACcagaaggaagatgaaggacagCGATAGGTCATGGGAGACATTGGATGGAGGTCTCCTGGTCTTGGATCCGCCCGCGCCAAACAGTCTCGCTTgaactactccgtactccgtacgtcTTGAGGCTTTCGCTTTCGAGAGCAATGACGCAAGAAGGAGATAAGAATTGAGTTCCCAGCCTTCCAACATTGACAGTTATGTAAATCTGTACAGAGTACGGATAGCTTACGAAATATAGGTTGTGGAGCTACCTACTGAGTCTAGACGGAGAAGGCTTGGCTacgtactccgtacttgTACGTTACCTTGGGTCCTAGTATAAATAAAAACCACTTAAGATGCGGCTCCACGGACAAGAACCCGCAAGCACCGATTCTCCGTCCCAGTTTCGATGGGCAAGACATGTCAAGTTTCTAAATTTCCAAGCTTTCTTCCGAGTCCAAGGAAGCTATCACTGGCCAAGACGGAAGACGGGCTTGGTGAGGCACTACTTGCAGCCTAACGCGGGACTAAAGAGGGAGAGGCGTTGGCGGTAGGCTGCGGAGCTAGGGAACTTTGAGAGCTGTTGTGCATTTGGAGTGACGCAGTTGGCTCTTATATTGAAGGCCAAGCAGCCTCTCAGCGCAAAGGGCGGATGAAGCGTCTGTGACGCTATCCGCGTCCATTCATGAGCATTAATCGGAAGGCTGGTCGAGATATAATGGTTTTTGCCCAGCAGACTTGGTAGTAACCGGCTGTGAACATGATAATTTTAATCGCGAAGCAGCCGTATCCGCAGATACACTAGCTTGGCTTCACAAATGATACTTCAGAAAATGTTTGACGAGCCTGTAATTAAATACCTGCAGAAAATCCCTGCCACGAGGCAGTGAGTGAcaggacgacgacgaggtgATTGATGACCAATTCCCTGTCAATTTCCATCCATAGGCTTCTTGTTGGGGTTTCTCCCACTAATGGCACAGTTCTCCAAATGTGTGGCGCTTACAAGTAAAAGCCAGCCCCCCAtggaaggaaagaaaaagggGACACACAAGGTTCTAGTGGCTCCGACTCGGCTAATGAGTGggagaagccatcgacacatccaatccatccaattTCCCACCCACATTCATTGGGTTCAGAACCTGAAGGGACTGGGGAATCGGCATGTGGCATAAGGTAGTTACTTAGTACTCTGTACATACTCgcttacctacctacttatcTTTTTAACTTATTGTGAGGATTCATCTTGCTTTCGCTCAATTTGTTCGTTCGCTCATAACTCAAAAATTAGCTGCAGCCACTGTCGTTCTCGCGgtttttatttaattatacATATTCCGTCGTTGCAAAAGCTTGGACGAATATTCGTTCGGTCGCTAACTCGCACTGGATCCATGTTGGAGAGTCTAGAAAGTGGTCAAACCATCACAACCCCCGGTTGCATCTTGTCGCAAACGGGTCTTCTGCTGTTACGAAATCTCCAATCGCGCCTTCACCGACCCTCACTAAAATAAGACCCCTGCTGGGTTTCTCTCGTGGTGCTCTACCTACCGAACCTGTCCGTCCTAGCCAAGCGAATATTGTAAGCGTCGTTGGCTCGTCCGTCCTTAATCTTTAGTCTTAGCTTCCACCTCcaacctcgacctcgacctcaaccttgacctcagccttggcctggCCTCGTTTTACCGAAGTCGTCCCCAATTAACCTAAAGATCGCCGCGGCCCTCCTCGACACTTGGGCAGTAAACATCTCTCCCTCTATATTCATTTCTGCCTCCCCTCGATTAAGGCTCGCGGCGAGTCTTTACGCGCCTTCTCCATGAAGAGGCGCTCCTCCGAGTCGGCCGACGACGGTGACGAATCCTCCCTCGACTCCGATATTCCCGACCCGGATCCTTTTTCAAAAACGCGCACATCACCGGCACGGGCTCGAAGACCGAGCGGTCTCAATTGGAACCCCTCCAACGATCGCAATGGCAGAAACGGCCAGCTTCGCGAAGAGCCTCGCCAAACCACCACCTTAAAGCCCACCTCTCTTGCAGCACCATCCACCCCCGACATGGCTCTCGCTAGGACACCGACGCAGTCTCCGTCGCCGAATCGACGCATACCTCGTCCGCGGTTCTCCATCGTTGTCTTGCTCACTTCTGCATTGGGTATCGTCATTCTTATCAGTATCCTAAGGTCTCTTGTGACCAGCCAACTCGATCCAAAGGGTTGCCGGATGTCATACATGCGCCCATCATATGTGCGCTTCACAGAGTTTGATACAGAACATACACGCTTTGCAACCAAGTATTCGTTGTATCTGTATCGAGAACAAGGCATAGAGCCACCGGACAAGGTAAGTCGAAGCGTTTTTCGCCCACCATCTCGTTCGTATGGTAACTAACCTCGCACGTTGATAGCTTCTAGGCATCCCTGTATTGTTCATCCCCGGAAACGCAGGCAGCTATAAGCAGGTCCGTCCAATCGCTGCCGAAGCTGCAAATTACTTTCACAATAACCTTCAGCACGATCATGGCGCTCTCGATGCCGGCATCCGGAGTTTAGATTTCTTTACCGTGGATTTCAACGAGGATATCACAGCATTTCATGGCCAGACGCTACTCGACCAAGCCGAATACCTCAATGAAGCTGTTCGCTACATACTGTCGCTTTACTCTGACCCCCAACGCGCAACTCGAGAGGGCCACCTCCCTGATCCGACATCAGTTATCGTTTTGGGGCACTCTATGGGCGGAGTGGTCGCGAGAGCTATGCTTGTTCAGTCTAATTACCAAACGAATTCGATCAACACGATTATCACAATGTCGGCGCCGCATGCTCGCCCCCCTGTCACTTTTGACGGGCAAATAGTTCAAATTTACGATGAGATCAACGATTATTGGCGTCAGGCTTATTCGCAAAAATGGGCAAACAACAACCCTCTGTGGCATGTTACCCTGGTTTCGATCGCTGGTGGTG includes:
- a CDS encoding DNA mismatch repair protein PMS2 yields the protein MTVLVPLDLTLEMHPSTGGPALQIDQTYKSSSRDVRIVGHVSRPSNGDGRQTPDRQMFFVNGRPCGLPQFAKAFNEVYKAYNSSQAPFILADIQLDTHMYDVNVSPDKRSILLHDQNQLLDNLRTSLAALFDSQDYSVPTSQLLPFKNRNEQQSTTNTPFKPLSITPQKPLDDSQPEVESDEGSDESSPIAKVPLGAIRRVGGSKSLEKNMSSQNLISGWVERGSTSRPKDRGTTGSTFAQNPSPSVRPSTRREEPSLFIGNSSLSSDSDENDAGKPLPVRDFNKQLRVNSVTKTDTSAIKRKSSELSEPEPQIPATKPLRRGQGVSSHTSPSKTPRERTKSDAATIVIGDEIIQDAAIILDSHTNNVAVSKDEMEVDDPKPSFGSRLTQIYAAGSGATDRKISFRKEQAGEDDEGDEISDSEGTDTNSDSDTSNANNDGKVVSESAIPLDGSDRPGKQTETKDLSDITPFTFAGEPATTDHKTQFLKSSVRKKESTAQLLQHLRTDESLIKLGLESWRNSFSPIQDCTTVDDEVTDLAAANAEEKLSLTIARKDFLKMRIAGQFNMGFIIATRPVSTRLEEDLEIAEKDELFIIDQHATDEKFNFERLQEIQTVQSQRLVHPKRLELTALEEEIVLQNIPAIEANGFKVHVDMTGEEPVGSRCEVLALPMSREVTFSITDLEELIALLGEESSESKHIPRPSKVRKMFASRACRSSVMIGKALTHGQMETLVRHMAELDKPWNCPHGRPTMRHLCQLDSWDAKGWRDDNLQGPSVSWRAYLNGK
- a CDS encoding DNA mismatch repair protein PMS2; protein product: MATIKQIDGRTVHQIQSGQVIVDLCSVVKELVENSVDAGATSIDVRFKNQGLDLIEVADNGSGIAPANYPSVALKHHTSKLSSYSDIATLETFGFRGEALASLCALSIVSITTCQQGEAPKGTKLSFEPSGALKGTAVVASSKGTTVSVERLFHNLPVRRRELERNIKREWNKVIALLGQYACIQTNLKFSVSQQPTKGKRIHLFSTKGNPTTRENIINIFGAKTMTVLVPLDLTLEMHPSTGGPALQIDQTYKSSSRDVRIVGHVSRPSNGDGRQTPDRQMFFVNGRPCGLPQFAKAFNEVYKAYNSSQAPFILADIQLDTHMYDVNVSPDKRSILLHDQNQLLDNLRTSLAALFDSQDYSVPTSQLLPFKNRNEQQSTTNTPFKPLSITPQKPLDDSQPEVESDEGSDESSPIAKVPLGAIRRVGGSKSLEKNMSSQNLISGWVERGSTSRPKDRGTTGSTFAQNPSPSVRPSTRREEPSLFIGNSSLSSDSDENDAGKPLPVRDFNKQLRVNSVTKTDTSAIKRKSSELSEPEPQIPATKPLRRGQGVSSHTSPSKTPRERTKSDAATIVIGDEIIQDAAIILDSHTNNVAVSKDEMEVDDPKPSFGSRLTQIYAAGSGATDRKISFRKEQAGEDDEGDEISDSEGTDTNSDSDTSNANNDGKVVSESAIPLDGSDRPGKQTETKDLSDITPFTFAGEPATTDHKTQFLKSSVRKKESTAQLLQHLRTDESLIKLGLESWRNSFSPIQDCTTVDDEVTDLAAANAEEKLSLTIARKDFLKMRIAGQFNMGFIIATRPVSTRLEEDLEIAEKDELFIIDQHATDEKFNFERLQEIQTVQSQRLVHPKRLELTALEEEIVLQNIPAIEANGFKVHVDMTGEEPVGSRCEVLALPMSREVTFSITDLEELIALLGEESSESKHIPRPSKVRKMFASRACRSSVMIGKALTHGQMETLVRHMAELDKPWNCPHGRPTMRHLCQLDSWDAKGWRDDNLQGPSVSWRAYLNGK